Below is a genomic region from Candidatus Hydrogenedentota bacterium.
TTACCGTGTTGGCGGCTTCCTGGCCGTTGGAGAGAGCATCGCCATCGGGGTTCCCATTCGGCGACAAGGGCTCGCCGAAGGCCTTATCCACCGCCCCGGCCACCTCATAGGTTCCGGTCAGGGACAAGTTGCCCGCCGCCACGGCCTGGAGTTCGCTGCTGACCGAGAGCAGCGCCGCCAACACGTTCTCATAGGGCGCAAGAACCGCATACGCCGGTTCGGCCTGCAACGCCGCCAGGTTGTGCGTGAACGCACAGACCGTCGCTTCGTGCAGCGCGCCATTGCGGCGGCAGAGCACCTCACGCAACAAGGCAACCTCCCAGCTGTCGATGGTCCCCGTCAGGTCCAGGTCGGCGGTGGCCCAGTCCGCACCGAACAGGGCATAAGCCGCCACACCTTCGGCGTCAAAGTCCGGGCACGGTCCCGCCCAAGGACACGGCTCTCCTTCGCCCTCTCCTTCACCCTCTCCTTCACCCTCTCCTTCACCCTCTCCTTCGCCCTCGCCGCTCAGGGGGCACTCGCAACCGAAGTGGAGTTCCCACCCGGAAAGCGACCCCGTCTCGAAGAAGTCGACGGTCTGTATTCTGAGCAACCACGTGCCCGCCGCGTTGATGCCATTGAACGCGGAGAGGTTCGACTGCGGACGGAAACAGCCCGTAAACGGGGCCGCGCCTGCGCCGATGGCCGTGCCGGCCTCGTCGTCCAGCACCGTATCGGAGAAGCCGCCCGTACCGCCGACGCCGGTGAACAAGGTAATCTCCGTGCCCAGCGGCGAACGCAGGTCTACAATCAGGTCCCCGTTAAACGCATAGTTGATATCGAGTTTGACGTTCAGGTCGCTGACAACGAGCGGCCCGGGCACGACCAACGTGGATTCGGTCACCGGGTTGGCCAGAAAATCGATCGGGGCCGGCACGTCCATGCTTGCAAACGTGACGCATTCCCCCTCTCCTTCGCCTTCGCCTTCGCCTTCACCCTCGCCCTCGCCTTCCCCAGGCTGGAGCGTCCAGCCGATGTCGAGCATGGCGTCTCCCGTCACGTCGATATTCGTGTACACGTCCGTGAGTATAGGCTCCATGAGCAGGTCCGGCGTGTGGCCCACATCCCAGTGCGAAATACTGGAACCAAGCTCATACGGACTCGGGGCGTACATCTCGACCTCGCCCTGAGCATTCACGAACGGGGACGGACTGGTAATCCCCGCGCCGATAATGTTGGCGCCTTTCCAGT
It encodes:
- a CDS encoding proprotein convertase P-domain-containing protein, with amino-acid sequence MISRYLCPLAAMGALLLAAPSGWAAFQVNITYADSAGEGFNDATLGAQRRAALEHALDVWASQLDGTIDLALKASFDPLGGDAVSAVLGQAGSTASVRDDPGLPLTGTWYPVPLASQLMGFSVTPTSGPNAGFHMAAVFNSDVDGPVALGSVSFYYGTDGNAPALTVDFVSVALHEFGHAFGFFDMVDPSTGGFFDGFPDTYSRNLKRAGVVNKNFTAMSNAERLSAVTSGEVYWKGANIIGAGITSPSPFVNAQGEVEMYAPSPYELGSSISHWDVGHTPDLLMEPILTDVYTNIDVTGDAMLDIGWTLQPGEGEGEGEGEGEGEGEGECVTFASMDVPAPIDFLANPVTESTLVVPGPLVVSDLNVKLDINYAFNGDLIVDLRSPLGTEITLFTGVGGTGGFSDTVLDDEAGTAIGAGAAPFTGCFRPQSNLSAFNGINAAGTWLLRIQTVDFFETGSLSGWELHFGCECPLSGEGEGEGEGEGEGEGEGEGEGEPCPWAGPCPDFDAEGVAAYALFGADWATADLDLTGTIDSWEVALLREVLCRRNGALHEATVCAFTHNLAALQAEPAYAVLAPYENVLAALLSVSSELQAVAAGNLSLTGTYEVAGAVDKAFGEPLSPNGNPDGDALSNGQEAANTVTAGLDREDFVVAALNPLLDGSTDASALPSLEGMGLVVLVAFVSAFGAALAARRRTAPGTE